In Alkalihalobacterium alkalinitrilicum, a genomic segment contains:
- a CDS encoding diguanylate cyclase domain-containing protein has translation MFLIIYYVISVPYQIFLLIALLIPFLFLNRQYRLFVKQNEKLEEERHKTEKEFHQLRQENEHLNELLKDFNQTFFSYNGSKSELFITKGIEVIFPYPQEDYSKNAGLLEEVVTSIEEEGPKFSEHLFTKKRMKNQYHIMDKHNRQRWIEVSTMPHLDMSNHIMKVDGMITDITDRKQLEEYLRQIAYYDELTDLPNRKLIYKHLRKALARSKRHHHNLSIMFIDLDGFKKVNDTLGHEGGDFLLKEVAIRLNSCVREEDLTGRLGGDEFIIVFEETSEEEIIVISERILSVVSEPYAIHEKEAKVSPSIGISIYPEDGEDIETLVQNADKAMYYAKEKGKGNYQFYTTELNNYQSKKIGIFEKIIGSVSKIKETYTKG, from the coding sequence ATGTTTTTGATCATATATTATGTAATATCCGTACCTTATCAAATTTTCCTTTTGATCGCTCTACTAATCCCCTTCCTTTTTTTAAACAGACAATATCGTCTCTTTGTAAAACAAAATGAGAAATTAGAAGAAGAAAGACACAAAACTGAAAAGGAGTTTCATCAACTCCGACAAGAGAACGAACATCTTAATGAACTATTGAAAGATTTTAATCAAACGTTTTTCTCTTATAATGGTTCAAAAAGTGAGTTGTTTATTACTAAAGGAATAGAAGTTATTTTTCCTTATCCTCAAGAAGATTACAGTAAAAATGCAGGATTGTTAGAAGAGGTTGTAACATCTATCGAGGAAGAAGGTCCGAAATTTAGCGAACATTTATTTACAAAAAAAAGAATGAAAAATCAATATCATATTATGGATAAACACAACCGTCAACGTTGGATTGAAGTTTCAACGATGCCTCATTTAGACATGTCGAACCATATTATGAAAGTAGATGGTATGATTACTGACATAACGGATCGAAAGCAGTTAGAAGAATATTTAAGGCAAATAGCGTACTATGATGAATTAACAGACCTTCCCAATCGGAAGTTAATCTATAAACATTTAAGAAAAGCTTTAGCGAGATCGAAGCGTCATCATCATAATCTAAGCATCATGTTTATAGATTTAGATGGCTTTAAAAAGGTAAATGACACATTAGGCCATGAAGGTGGGGACTTCTTGTTAAAAGAAGTAGCTATTAGACTCAATAGCTGTGTTAGAGAAGAAGATTTAACAGGGCGACTGGGTGGAGATGAATTTATTATTGTTTTCGAAGAAACGAGTGAGGAAGAAATTATCGTTATTTCTGAAAGAATATTATCAGTAGTTTCCGAGCCTTATGCGATTCATGAGAAGGAAGCGAAAGTTTCACCAAGTATTGGTATAAGTATATATCCAGAAGATGGCGAGGATATTGAAACGCTTGTCCAAAATGCTGACAAGGCTATGTATTATGCAAAAGAAAAAGGTAAAGGAAATTATCAATTTTATACTACGGAGTTAAATAACTATCAATCTAAAAAAATAGGTATTTTTGAGAAAATTATTGGATCTGTTTCAAAAATAAAAGAGACATACACTAAAGGATAG
- a CDS encoding tyrosine-type recombinase/integrase, giving the protein MMNESTIQEFLEYAQMVRGCRPKTAEAYAIDLKVMNTFCTIYYPHVDNPSKAKLVVDYIRYLRVERKNASAAVGRKLATLSAYIDFLILMELLDSKQDQREKWPKLLDTPERLPVVLENKEMQDILSQPDTTTILGRRDRAILTLIYSAGLRVSEICSLKVVDVNFTEKQILISGKGGRQRYVPLDSIVEEALDEYLGSRTSEIPELFGSKKGGPLTPRAIQYMVKKYAEGANIDKNVTPQKLRHTCATHLLQDGAQLVSIQKLLGNKSLSTTQIYLHITITDLKELSKQHPMRKMRTIMGLKGDPISSFQTPYGIRTGT; this is encoded by the coding sequence ATGATGAATGAATCTACGATTCAAGAGTTTCTAGAATATGCACAAATGGTTCGAGGATGTCGTCCCAAAACCGCTGAAGCTTACGCCATTGATCTAAAAGTAATGAATACTTTCTGCACTATTTACTATCCACACGTGGATAATCCCTCTAAAGCTAAATTGGTTGTGGATTATATTCGTTATCTTCGCGTTGAGCGAAAAAATGCCTCAGCTGCGGTTGGTCGAAAGTTGGCAACTCTTTCAGCTTATATTGACTTTCTCATCCTGATGGAACTACTAGATTCAAAACAAGATCAACGTGAAAAATGGCCGAAACTACTAGATACACCAGAGCGTCTTCCAGTCGTACTTGAAAATAAAGAAATGCAGGATATTCTTTCTCAACCAGATACCACCACAATTCTTGGCCGTCGCGACCGAGCAATTCTTACATTAATTTATTCTGCCGGTTTACGCGTGAGTGAAATTTGTTCTTTGAAAGTGGTAGACGTCAATTTCACTGAAAAACAAATCCTTATTTCTGGTAAAGGGGGACGTCAACGTTATGTGCCACTGGATTCCATCGTAGAAGAGGCTCTTGATGAGTACTTAGGATCTAGAACTAGCGAGATTCCTGAACTCTTTGGAAGCAAAAAAGGTGGTCCCCTCACTCCTCGTGCGATCCAATACATGGTTAAAAAATATGCAGAAGGAGCTAATATTGATAAGAATGTGACTCCACAGAAATTGCGGCACACTTGTGCTACGCACCTTCTTCAAGATGGGGCTCAGTTGGTGTCCATTCAAAAATTACTTGGAAATAAAAGTTTATCTACAACTCAAATCTATTTACATATCACAATTACTGATTTAAAAGAACTTTCAAAGCAACACCCTATGAGAAAAATGCGCACCATTATGGGGCTAAAGGGAGACCCCATCAGTTCTTTTCAGACACCTTACGGTATTCGAACAGGTACTTAA
- a CDS encoding tyrosine-type recombinase/integrase, with the protein MSTGRELKKLTKHLEERSLNFQSVKLVDLENYCIERTEGKSLGYRNLIVSQIRSFFTYLKQQEYCFENPSIHLSYTNLDTHQALPEVASLEEIQDCLKELRRQVNSFLGRRQFDPIRKRNLALFALMYATGIRAGEAANLLLSDVLWEEQVLCIRAGKGRKDRRVPLVGEVLELLQTYLATRKDLDMASPLFLTWRKEAMTNNLIGVTFKSYSEMWIKPLRPHQLRHTCATHLFQQGGNIVHIKDWLGHKKVTTTLHYARIQNPEIAAALESHPINEATIPKRSKLKLVKNFRKKPMTSLRRKYTMTSQAAPLVGKLANQIEEFIRTAIGMKKYSKGTIKEFRFSLTRFSVGCPNCLENGIETLRGQDIIRWLSSRRQAGISQCTIDKNLSHLRSFISYAMERGWRSDNPMEALKMVPKQPKEQAYLTEDEMMRLLSAPDRSELEGFTDYMALLVLYSTGLRVGELSNLNIEDVDIKEGWVHIREGKGRDRQIAIPKAALNDFKQYLGLYRKEKSGPFLLNLKGTRIKPWTVTRRIRHYAEVANIQKPVSPHTIRHTFTAHLIKRGGRIEVIAKALGHKTLAETSAYAHADFEDLRKAVSLLRKNIPPLSGEKKDDE; encoded by the coding sequence TTGGTTACCGAAACCTTATTGTAAGCCAAATTCGTTCCTTTTTTACCTATTTAAAACAACAGGAGTACTGCTTTGAAAATCCAAGTATCCATTTATCTTACACTAATTTAGATACCCACCAAGCTCTACCTGAAGTCGCATCTTTAGAAGAAATCCAAGATTGCCTTAAAGAGTTAAGAAGACAGGTTAACTCCTTCTTAGGGAGGCGCCAGTTTGACCCCATTCGAAAGCGGAATTTAGCCTTATTCGCTCTTATGTATGCCACTGGTATACGAGCGGGAGAAGCGGCTAATCTTCTGCTCAGTGATGTTCTTTGGGAGGAACAGGTTCTCTGTATTCGGGCTGGTAAAGGACGTAAAGACCGGCGTGTGCCCCTTGTTGGTGAGGTCCTAGAGTTACTTCAAACTTATCTAGCCACTCGTAAGGATCTTGATATGGCTTCTCCACTGTTTCTTACTTGGAGAAAAGAAGCGATGACTAACAATTTAATTGGCGTAACTTTTAAATCTTACTCTGAAATGTGGATCAAACCATTGCGACCTCATCAATTACGACATACTTGCGCCACCCACCTATTCCAACAAGGAGGAAACATTGTACATATTAAAGATTGGCTCGGTCATAAAAAAGTTACAACTACATTACATTATGCAAGGATACAAAACCCTGAGATCGCCGCTGCACTAGAATCTCATCCAATTAATGAAGCAACAATTCCAAAACGGTCGAAACTCAAATTAGTAAAAAATTTTCGTAAAAAACCAATGACTTCCTTACGACGAAAATATACGATGACGTCACAGGCTGCCCCCCTGGTTGGGAAGTTAGCGAACCAAATTGAGGAGTTTATAAGAACGGCAATTGGCATGAAAAAATACAGTAAAGGAACAATTAAAGAATTCCGATTTAGTCTAACTCGATTCTCCGTAGGTTGTCCTAACTGCCTTGAAAATGGCATAGAAACTTTACGTGGTCAAGACATTATTCGCTGGTTGAGCTCTCGTAGACAAGCTGGGATTTCTCAATGTACCATAGATAAAAACTTGTCTCACCTTCGGTCTTTTATTTCCTACGCCATGGAACGGGGCTGGCGGTCAGACAATCCAATGGAGGCACTAAAAATGGTACCTAAACAACCAAAAGAACAAGCTTACCTAACTGAAGATGAAATGATGAGATTACTATCTGCACCAGACCGATCTGAGCTAGAAGGATTTACTGATTATATGGCGCTTCTTGTTCTATATTCTACTGGTCTTCGTGTGGGAGAACTAAGTAATTTGAACATCGAAGACGTAGACATAAAAGAGGGCTGGGTCCATATTCGTGAAGGCAAAGGCCGTGACAGACAAATCGCCATTCCAAAAGCTGCTTTAAATGATTTCAAGCAATATCTTGGGTTGTACCGGAAGGAGAAATCTGGTCCATTCTTACTTAATTTAAAGGGAACTCGTATAAAGCCTTGGACCGTTACTAGACGTATTCGCCATTATGCAGAAGTCGCCAATATTCAAAAACCTGTAAGCCCACATACCATTCGTCATACCTTCACCGCCCACCTTATTAAACGTGGAGGCCGGATTGAAGTCATCGCAAAAGCTTTAGGGCATAAGACATTAGCTGAAACGAGTGCCTATGCTCATGCAGATTTTGAAGATCTCAGAAAAGCAGTCAGTTTATTACGTAAAAATATACCACCTTTGTCAGGAGAGAAAAAAGATGATGAATGA
- a CDS encoding DsbA family oxidoreductase, translating to MKIEVWSDYVCPFCYIGKRRLESALEKFPQKDQVKIEFKSFELDPHAQRDTTGSVYENLSKKYGMSIEETKKMTEGVAAQAKSVGLDFDFDSMIRTNTLDAHRIAKFAEKQGKDKAVTETLLRAHFIEAKHIGDHETLADLAVITGLNRQEVEEVLKGNAYEEEVRADQFRAKDIGVQGVPFFVINEKYAISGAQPTETFLNALQKVWEEENEEVVLKPISTANHQGAMCTDDHCES from the coding sequence ATGAAAATAGAAGTATGGTCAGATTACGTTTGTCCATTTTGTTATATTGGAAAGAGACGGCTAGAAAGTGCATTAGAAAAATTTCCGCAAAAAGATCAGGTGAAAATTGAATTTAAAAGCTTTGAATTAGATCCTCATGCTCAGCGTGATACAACAGGGTCAGTATATGAAAATTTATCAAAGAAGTATGGTATGTCAATAGAAGAAACCAAAAAGATGACTGAAGGTGTAGCAGCACAAGCTAAATCGGTAGGATTAGACTTCGATTTTGATTCGATGATACGGACGAATACCTTAGATGCCCATCGAATCGCAAAGTTTGCTGAAAAACAAGGAAAAGACAAAGCGGTTACAGAGACTTTGTTAAGAGCGCATTTTATTGAAGCGAAACATATCGGTGACCATGAGACATTAGCTGATCTTGCAGTAATTACTGGCCTAAACCGACAAGAAGTCGAGGAAGTGTTAAAAGGGAATGCTTATGAAGAAGAAGTACGGGCTGACCAATTTAGAGCGAAAGATATTGGTGTTCAAGGAGTACCGTTTTTTGTTATCAATGAAAAATATGCAATATCAGGTGCACAGCCAACTGAAACATTCTTAAACGCATTGCAAAAAGTTTGGGAAGAAGAAAACGAGGAAGTAGTGTTAAAACCAATTTCAACAGCTAATCATCAAGGAGCTATGTGCACAGATGATCATTGTGAATCATAA